The Desulfovibrio sp. G11 region GCGGAAATACCCGTGAGGTAGGACAGCTCAAGAATGGCGATATAGGTGGAGCCAGAAAACAGGCCGGTAACGGGGTGTCCATAACTTTGTGTAATCGGTTTACTTATTAAGTTGGAAATCTTTCCTCAAATTGTATGGCGAATCTGTTCAACGCTGCCTTCCAATCCCTGATGGGCATAGTCCATTTTTTGCTGATATTTCGCAGCGCCAGCCAGAAGATTTTGAAAACGGCCTCATCGTGGGGGAAAGCCCCCTTGGCTTTGGTCACCTTGCGCAGGCTCATGTTCAGCGATTCTATGGCATTCGTCGTATAGATCACCTTCCGGATTTCCGGCGGGTAGTCAAAGAAGGGGATTATCCGCTGCCAGTGGGCCCGCCAGGATTTTGTGATGAGCGGATAACTGGAATTGTATTTGTGTTCCAGGCGCTCAAGGGCTGACTGGGCCAGTTCTGCCGTTGGCGAGCTGTATATTTCCCTCAGGTCGGCGGCAACGGTTTTACGCTCCTTCCAGCCCACGAATTTCAAGCTGTTCCGGACCAGATGCACAATGCACAGCTGGATTTGCGTTTTAGGAAATACGCTTTCAATGGCCTCCGGAAAGCCCTTAAGCCCGTCCACGCAGGCGATGAAGATGTCCTGCACTCCCCGGTTTCGCAGTTCCGTCACCACGGACAGCCAGAACTTTGCGCCCTCGTTCGGGGAGATCCACATACCCAACAAATCTTTCACGCCGCTCATGGTCACGCCAAGGGCCAGATACACCGCCTTGGTACCGACCGTGCCGGAATCGCGCACCTTAACGTGGATGCAGTCCAGGTAAAGGATAGGATAAATGGCATCCAGAGGGCGGCCTTGCCATTGACGGACATCCTCGGCCACTCCATCGGTTACCGCGCTGATAAGCGCCGGTGAAACGTCTGTGTGATACAGCTCTTTCAGATGCCCCTGGATTTCGCGTACGCTCATGCCACGGGCATATAGCGAAATGATGCTATCATCTAAACCTTGCCAGTGGGTCTGATGCTTTTCCACCAACTGCGGCTCAAAACTGCCGTCCCGGTCTCGAGGAATCGCAATGGGCAAAGAGCCGTTCTTCCCCTTCAAGGTTTTTTTGCTTGTGCCGTTGCGGGTGTTGCCGCTGGCGTTGGCAACTCTGCCATGTTTTTCATGCCCCAGATGGTAGGTCATCTCCGCTTGCAAAGCGCGCTCCATAACTCGCTTGGTCAGTTGTTCCAGAATGCCGTTTTTTCCCAGCAGGTCGTCGGGCTTTTGATAGTTGGCAAGCAGAGCGTCAATTAACTCATCGGGTATATCTTTGGGGTCGACCATCATCAATCCTCCGATAATCGGGGTAACATGATTGGCCGATTACACAAAATTTCTTACACCCTCGCCGGTAATGCAGAAGGCGACGGTCCAGCGGCTGAACTTGCGCCCCCCCACAAAGAAATCTTCACCAGCCTGGGCCTTTTTTTTGGCGATCTGGCTCATAACAATGAGCAGAAGCGTATAGGCCAGGGCCAGGCCGAACATCCAAATGGCCGAAGAAGTCATAGATTACTCCTCATGCTTCCTTAAATTTCGCGCCGCCACAGGCGGGCGCGCCCCCAATACGTTGACAGAACGGCCGTTTTTTCCAGGTGTCCGTACGGCCTGACGGTGTGCCGACATGTCGGCCTGCCGACCTGGCATCCTCTCTCGATCCCAGTTCCTCCGCCGCCGGCGGCAGGGGAACGTAGTGCTTTGCATATTCGGGTGTGTCGAAGGACACAGCCCCTATAGCAAACATTGTTCCAAAAAGTTTTTATAATAAAAATAGATAGATATGAATATTATGAAGGGGCGGGCAAGGGGGAGGACCTGAAAAGGCCCGTGCTTGTGCTATTATGTAACATTATGTAATATCAGGAGATCATGTTTTTAAGGCGCAATGGCGCTGCCGGGTGGGTGTGGTTCGTTATCGAACCATGTGGTTCATTTGTGAACCACAGGCTCTTTTTCACAACCTGCGGGCGTTCAGAAGCAGATATGGCACAGAAGGGGGGTATACGGACGGGAGTTTGCCTTTCAGAGTGGTTTAATTTTGAACCACCAAGTCATGTTCCCGCATCTTGCGCAAGAGGGTTGCGTGCGAGATGCCCAGCGCCCGGGCTGCGGCCCGTATGCTCACCGTGTTGCGCAGGGCGTTTTCAACACATTGTTTTTCAAAATGGCGCATCTGCTCCCGCATGGGGGCGTTGACGGGCGGCGCTACGGAACCATTGGGCCGAACGATGCTTTCCCACACCGGGGCGCGGTTGCCTGACGACAGGCTGGCGATGGTCAGCCGTTCCATAAAGTTGGCAAGTTCGCGCACGTTGCCGGGCCAGGAATAGGCTTGCAGCATTTCTTCTTCCGCCGGGCTGAGGCTGCAGGCGCAGGAATATTTTTTGCTGAAGCAGGAAAGAAAATGCTGGGCCAGGGGCAGGATATCCTCGCATCGTTCGCGCAGGGGCGGCACGGCCAGGGGGATGACGTTGAGGCGGTAATAAAGGTCCTCGCGAAAGGTGTTTTCGCGCACCATTTTGAGCAGGTCCCTGTTGGTCATGGCAATGATGCGCACATCCAGCCTGACGGGCTTGCGCCCGCCAATGCGGTAAATGACGCCCTCCTGAAGGGCGCGCAGCAGTTTGACCTGCAGGGTAAGATCCATTTCGCCCACTTCGTCCAGCATGAGCGTGCCTTCGTGGGCCACCTCCAGCATGCCCGCACGGGTGGCATTGGCCCCGGTGAAGCTGCCTTTTTCGTAGCCGAACAGCTCCGCTTCCTGCAGGTGCTGGGGGATGGTGCCGCAGTTTATCTGCACCAGCGGGCCGTTGCGCCGCTTGCTGTGGTTGTGGATGTGCATGGCCACAACCTCTTTGCCCGCCCTGTTTCGCCGGTGATGAGCACGGTGGAGTCCACGCTTCCAAGGCGGGCGGCCTCATCCAGCAAGCGCAGCATGGCAGGGTTGTGGGCGATGGTTCTGGTTCCTTTGAGGCTGGCTTCCTGAAAGGCCGCCAGCTTGCGGCGGCTGTTTTCGGCTTCTTCCTGAAGGCGGGTAACTTCCGTCATATCCTGGGCAGACAATACGCAGCGGAAGAGGCGCTGGTCTGCGTCAAAGATGGGTGTGGTTGAAAAAATCACCTGCTTGCCGTTGCAGTCCTCCAGCAGGGTGCTGGCGCTTTTGCGTGAGTGCAGGGTTTTTTTGAGCAGTTCGGCTACAGCCTTCATGGCCGGGCTGGCCGGCTGGTTGATGGTGTCGCAATCCGGCAGGAGAAAGCGAATTTTATCGTTGGTATACAGGGCGTTGCCGTTGGTGTCGAAAATGATGATGCCGTCCGTGGCGCAGTTGATGACCGCGCTCAGCTCCCGGTTATGGCAGTCGGCGCTGCAGAATGCCTTGTAAATTTTATGGATGAGTTCTTTTTTGGTCAGCACGCCCACGAGCCTGTCGTCGTGGTCGAGCACCAGCATTCTGTCGATGGGCATACTGCAGGCCATGCCGAACGTGGCGTCGTTGCGTATGCTCACAAGGTCCACATCCATAACTTCACTGATGGGTGTTTCAAAAGATTTGCCCGAGCGTATGGCCTGCACAAGGCGGAATATGGTCAGAATGCCGCGCACTTTTTTGTTTTCGTCCAGAATGGGTACGCAATTGACCCCGTGGCGCTCGTAAACGGGCAGTGCGTCCTTGAGCAGGTGCCCGGGCGTCAGGGTTTCGGGATTGTCGTGCATGACTTGTTCAACAAGCATACTTTCTTCGGGCAGTGCGGGCATGGAATGTCTCGGGGTTTTGATGACCGGCGCGGTTTCTTCAACGACGCTGTGCCGGCATTGCCGGGCGTGTGGAACAGTTGGGCCGGATTTGATGCAGAGTCTGTTTTTACGCAGTATCCGGCAGTGGGCAGGCTGTCTGCCGCAGGGAGCGATTCCGGCCCTGCATGTCCGGCAAAGGAATCGCAACGGCGTACCGCGGCTATGAAAGGCGGCAGCCGGCAGTATCTAGTTAGGTACTGCCGGGCTGTTGGCAATAGCCTGCCCGGGGCAGCCCCGTATTTTTTTACGGCAGAGAGCAGGCGCGGAAAAACCTTGTCGGCCGCGCCTGCCCAAGGCAGACGCGGCCGACAGGAAACGCGACACTGCGCGGCAGAGCTTTTTTGTTGCGCGGCGCTGCATGGCAACGGCCGGGCGGAGCAGAAAAGCTGAACCGGCTCTACAGGCCTTTTTCGGCCATGAGGCAGGCGAGGTCGCACACGCGGCAGGAGTAGCCCCACTCGTTGTCGTACCAGGCCACCAGCTTGACCATCTTGCCGTCCTGCACCGTGGTATAGGAAGCCTCAAGAATGGACGAGGCCGGATTGCCCTTGAAGTCCATTGAAACCAGTGCTTTGTCATTATATTCAAGAATGCCCTTGAGATAGGTTTCAGAGGCTTCCTTGAGTTTGCCCAGCAGGGTTTCCGTGTCGGTTTCCTTTTCCAGAATGCCGGTAAAGTCCACCACGGATACCGTGGGCGTGGGCACACGCAGCGAATAACCGCTGAACTTGCCCTTCAGTTCGGGAATGACCTTGGCAACGGCCTGGGCGGCTCCCGTGGACGTGGGAATGATATTGCAGGCGGCGGCGCGGGCGCGGCGCGGGTCCTTGTGGGCCATGTCCAGGATGCGCTGGTCGTTGGTGTAGGAGTGGATGGTGGTCATGTTGCCGATCTGGATGCCGAATTCCTTTTGCAGCACCAGGGCCACGGGGGCCAGGCAGTTGGTGGTGCAGGAGGCGTTGGACACGATATGGTGTTTGGCCGGATCGTATTCCTGATGGTTCACGCCCATGACGATGGTGATGTCTTCTTCCTTGGCGGGGGCGGTGATGATGACTTTTTTCGCGCCGTTTTCAATATGCACCGAGCACTGCGAAGCCTTGCGGAAAATACCCGTGCTTTCCACAACGATGTCCACGCCGTACTGGCCCCAGGCAAGCTGTTTGGGGTCACGTTCGGCAAAGCAGTGTATCTTCCAGTCGCCCACGGTCACTTCCGCGCCGTCTATTTTGGCGTCCAGGTGCGCGCGCCCGTAAACCGAGTCGTATTCCAGCAGGTGAAAGTTGGTTTCGGCGTCAAAAAGGTCGTTGATGGCTACCACTTCCACACGGTCGCGGTAGTGCTGGTGCAGGGCGCGGAAAACCTGCCTGCCGATGCGGCCGAAGCCGTTGATGCCTATTCTGATCTTGCTCATATGCGCAATCCTCATGCTGTTGAGGGAAATGTCGTATGCTGCCGTGCGCCTTTCCAGCCGGAGCAGGTCTGCTGACGGCCAATGGGGCGGTTCTTGAGGCGCAGGGCGTAGCCCCTATGGACCGGGCAGAGGAACCGCGCAGCCGCGCGGAATAGCCCGTTTATGCCCGTGTGCTAGTCTTCGTATA contains the following coding sequences:
- a CDS encoding sigma-54-dependent Fis family transcriptional regulator, with amino-acid sequence MLVEQVMHDNPETLTPGHLLKDALPVYERHGVNCVPILDENKKVRGILTIFRLVQAIRSGKSFETPISEVMDVDLVSIRNDATFGMACSMPIDRMLVLDHDDRLVGVLTKKELIHKIYKAFCSADCHNRELSAVINCATDGIIIFDTNGNALYTNDKIRFLLPDCDTINQPASPAMKAVAELLKKTLHSRKSASTLLEDCNGKQVIFSTTPIFDADQRLFRCVLSAQDMTEVTRLQEEAENSRRKLAAFQEASLKGTRTIAHNPAMLRLLDEAARLGSVDSTVLITGETGRAKRLWPCTSTTTASGATARWCR
- a CDS encoding sigma-54 interaction domain-containing protein gives rise to the protein MHIHNHSKRRNGPLVQINCGTIPQHLQEAELFGYEKGSFTGANATRAGMLEVAHEGTLMLDEVGEMDLTLQVKLLRALQEGVIYRIGGRKPVRLDVRIIAMTNRDLLKMVRENTFREDLYYRLNVIPLAVPPLRERCEDILPLAQHFLSCFSKKYSCACSLSPAEEEMLQAYSWPGNVRELANFMERLTIASLSSGNRAPVWESIVRPNGSVAPPVNAPMREQMRHFEKQCVENALRNTVSIRAAARALGISHATLLRKMREHDLVVQN
- the gap gene encoding type I glyceraldehyde-3-phosphate dehydrogenase; translation: MSKIRIGINGFGRIGRQVFRALHQHYRDRVEVVAINDLFDAETNFHLLEYDSVYGRAHLDAKIDGAEVTVGDWKIHCFAERDPKQLAWGQYGVDIVVESTGIFRKASQCSVHIENGAKKVIITAPAKEEDITIVMGVNHQEYDPAKHHIVSNASCTTNCLAPVALVLQKEFGIQIGNMTTIHSYTNDQRILDMAHKDPRRARAAACNIIPTSTGAAQAVAKVIPELKGKFSGYSLRVPTPTVSVVDFTGILEKETDTETLLGKLKEASETYLKGILEYNDKALVSMDFKGNPASSILEASYTTVQDGKMVKLVAWYDNEWGYSCRVCDLACLMAEKGL
- a CDS encoding IS256 family transposase, giving the protein MMVDPKDIPDELIDALLANYQKPDDLLGKNGILEQLTKRVMERALQAEMTYHLGHEKHGRVANASGNTRNGTSKKTLKGKNGSLPIAIPRDRDGSFEPQLVEKHQTHWQGLDDSIISLYARGMSVREIQGHLKELYHTDVSPALISAVTDGVAEDVRQWQGRPLDAIYPILYLDCIHVKVRDSGTVGTKAVYLALGVTMSGVKDLLGMWISPNEGAKFWLSVVTELRNRGVQDIFIACVDGLKGFPEAIESVFPKTQIQLCIVHLVRNSLKFVGWKERKTVAADLREIYSSPTAELAQSALERLEHKYNSSYPLITKSWRAHWQRIIPFFDYPPEIRKVIYTTNAIESLNMSLRKVTKAKGAFPHDEAVFKIFWLALRNISKKWTMPIRDWKAALNRFAIQFEERFPT